Proteins encoded by one window of Lathyrus oleraceus cultivar Zhongwan6 chromosome 1, CAAS_Psat_ZW6_1.0, whole genome shotgun sequence:
- the LOC127126645 gene encoding low temperature-induced protein lt101.2, giving the protein MGSETFVEIILAILLPPVGVFLRYGCGVEFWIDLVLTLLGYIPGIIYAIYVLVG; this is encoded by the exons atgggTTCCGAAACATTTGTTGAAATTATACTAGCAATACTCTTACCTCCTGTTGGTGTTTTCCTTCGTTATGGTTGTGGA GTGGAGTTCTGGATAGATCTAGTGCTTACATTATTGGGATACATTCCAGGGATTATATATGCCATTTATGTATTGGTTGGATGA